TGACAGAGAGATCTCGCTGTTTTGTACCCCGACGAGAGCAACAGATAGACAGGACACCGTCTTCCAGCGTCGACAGGACCCACCCACACATACACCGTCTCGCTGAGAAGATCCACCGGAGAGGAGAAAAATCGCCATATcgccagagaaaaaaaaaacacgaaagaatgaaagagaagaaggagagagaggaaaCGCCAGCGACACCGATTCTCTCCAATTGCGATGCGACGCGTGGCGACCAAGGGACGTTCCTTCTGTCTGTTATTTAAGCTACGTCTTTTGTATTAATCccatttaatcttttttttttaaacctaatTTCCCTAAGCTACGGTGTTAAGATACACCAATGTACATGCTCttagtaacaaaaataatcaaaaacaacTTGATGCAAATTTAAGGTTTACATCACATATGAAGGCCACTCACACGAGCATACAATATGTTTATAGTTAGGGGGATATTTGATGAAGACACATGCAACTAACCATGGGGGTTGACTGTTTTTACTCTATAGTCTATACATTACAAAACACTCCTCACATACCCAGTTGTAACGACCTTTTCATAAATAGACTTCAGTTTACGTCATGTCTGCACGAGTTTTTCTGAGTGGAACAACCTATATACATGACAAGGAACAAGACGATAACATTAGATCAATAACTTGATCACATTTACAGCTATGATCAAACTAATTGGTGAAAGTTCACCTGATCAGTACTCGATGATCCGCTCATCACTGTCTTCATCTTCTTGGAGCTTCCATTTCCCCCTTTTGTTACTTCGTTGACAAAGTTCTGGTCAGATGCCTCTTCTGTAGGAAAAAAATTAGCTAAATAGGAAACAAATGATTATACAAATCTACAATAACACAATATATTTGAAGAGCGCGAAAGAAAAAACTAataccttcttcttctcctatgCTGATTTGATCCCGGTCATGTAAATGAGAGCAGCCTTCTCGTAGCATGTTCTTGAGATTAGACGCTGAACCAGAGCTGCATATGACTAAAGCCTTCGAGCTAACCACTTGAGTCTTTGGTAAAGACTTATAGTGCTTTATCCATGGACTCCTAAGAAACTCATGAGGAGAACCACCACCGTGTCTTCCTTTGAGACGATACTCAGGTTGTCTTACATTCATCTTCTGCCAGAAACCACCATCACGAAGAACCTTGAACAAATAGCAAAAACAATACATACAAAGACTAAATTTCGATGATCCAATCACACAAGCTATAtggaagaaacaaaaaacagaGGTAAACGTCTCATTCACACCTGTTCATCAGATGGGTTTCCTCCTACGTTCTCCTTACTCGAATTTGAACTGAGGGAGCTGTAAAACTGGTGTACGAATGAAGCTTCCATTGATTTAAGATACAGACTATGCTTCTCATCAGTCCATTCTGTAGGCATACACTCTTTTCCCGAGGAATACTGAAACATGTGGAAACatcaattatatatacaaactaCTGTGTAATCAGATCTTTAAAAGGC
The nucleotide sequence above comes from Brassica napus cultivar Da-Ae chromosome A9, Da-Ae, whole genome shotgun sequence. Encoded proteins:
- the BNAANNG40190D gene encoding cold-regulated protein 27 isoform X2 translates to MAGDYRGNYIRSSDHASSVEEHTPSSMYSSGKECMPTEWTDEKHSLYLKSMEASFVHQFYSSLSSNSSKENVGGNPSDEQVLRDGGFWQKMNVRQPEYRLKGRHGGGSPHEFLRSPWIKHYKSLPKTQVVSSKALVICSSGSASNLKNMLREGCSHLHDRDQISIGEEEEEASDQNFVNEVTKGGNGSSKKMKTVMSGSSSTDQVVPLRKTRADMT
- the BNAANNG40190D gene encoding cold-regulated protein 27 isoform X1, which produces MAGDYRGNYIRSSDHASSVEEHTPSSMYSSGKECMPTEWTDEKHSLYLKSMEASFVHQFYSSLSSNSSKENVGGNPSDEQVLRDGGFWQKMNVRQPEYRLKGRHGGGSPHEFLRSPWIKHYKSLPKTQVVSSKALVICSSGSASNLKNMLREGCSHLHDRDQISIGEEEANFFPTEEASDQNFVNEVTKGGNGSSKKMKTVMSGSSSTDQVVPLRKTRADMT